In [Phormidium] sp. ETS-05, the genomic window GTAAGCGGACAATACCTGTGGTGGTTTCTTCCGTAGTACCGATAATATCTGGGATTTGGTGTTGCCGCTCTTGGATTAAAGTGGCGGTGACATCACTACCGTCATCAATAATAATGTTAGGTTTATGGTCCAGGGCAATTTGCACGTGGCGGTGATAAGTGGCGTTATCTTCGCCTTTGAAGGCAAACACTGGGATACCATAGTCAGCCACAAGGCAAGCAGCCACATCATCTTGGGTGCTGAGGGGGTTGCTGGCAATTAACATTGCATCAGCGCCACCAGCTTTGAGAGCGATCGCTAGATGGGCGGTTTCCGTGGTAACGTGACAGCAGGCTACCAGGCGAATTCCGGCAAAGGGTTTTTCCCTACCAAAGCGTTCCTGAATTTGCTTTAGTACCGGCATTTCCCGACCGGCCCAGTCGATCCGCTGTTTCCCTAGGGGAGCCAGGGAAAGGTCTTTAACCTCGTGCTTTAATTGAACAGTTGTAGCAGTCATCAATTCGATCCTATTTGCTTAACCAGTTGTAGCACAAACTCGGCTCCTTTTCCGGATGGGTGCCCAGCTTTGCTCTAGAAGCCTCCCCCTACTCCCCTGTTCCCCCGCTCCCCTGCTCTTCCTTGGGAGCTGGTGTTAATGTGCGTTGCAGACGCGGGAGAACCCTTGGAGATGGTACGAGGGGCTCACCTTGACTGGCGGTGGTGGCGCGGACTTCTCGCACTTGGCTGACTTCAAATACTAGGGTGAACTGGCGCCCGAGACGCTTGTAGAGGTATTCTTCGACACTCTGGACTTGTTTGGGGGTGATGCTGACGGTCGATCGCACATTTAAGCGGACTTCCGGCGGCTTTTTCGTCCAGTCGATATCGATGCGATCGAGCCTTTCCACCTGTTGGCCCACGGTAATTGTTTCCCGGAGCAAGGTTTCCTTGAGCGTGGAGCGGATTTGCGCTTCTTGGAGCAAATTCCAGAAGCGAAAAAACAGGGGAAAAACGATCGCCCCTGTCAGCACCAGAGTCCAACCCAAAGCCTGGGGATTGTGGTTTTCCACGTATCCCCCCCAGATGAAAATAATCATGCAAGCCAAGGCGATGCCGAGAAAATTGGTGAAAAACAGCAGAAATGCTCCGCCAGCACCCCCCCAATATGCCTGAGACAGACTCAAACCGACCACGCAAAGAGGAGGCATCAGAGCCACCGCGATCGCAGTACCGGCGAGAGTGTCACTGATTTTGGGGCGAATTTTGGCAAAGCCACTGATAGCACCGGCGGCGATCGCCACCCCCAAATCCACCAAATTCGGCTGAATTCGGGATTGGATTTCCGAGCCGAATTCCGAAGCGGGCAAGTTGACCACCCGCCCAATTAACCAAGCCAAACCCACGCCCAAAATTGTCCCCACCACTACCGTGGTAAAGCTCTTTCTAAATAACTCTAAGTCACCCTCTAATGCTCCCATCGCCACGCCCCGAATCCCCAGCATCAAGGGAGCCACAATCATCGCCCCGATAATGGCAGCAGGGCTGTTGTTGATTAACCCCATTGTGGCGATCGCGGCGGAGCTGACCGCCAACACGATATAGTTCAGGTCCAGCTCGGCATCTTCCATCAAATTTTGCCGCAGCCGTTGAATATCTTCTTCTGTAACTTTAGCCATTGCTTCCGCTTTCCGATGAGGTAGTAGAGGCAATTCACGAATTGCTCCGTAGAGGAAATTGCCGCGATCGCACTTCCGCTGCATATTGCTGCACCGCCTCTGTGGCCAGAACCCCCAAATTAGCATAAGCCTTAGCAAAAGGTGGTAGCCGCTCCGACATCCCCAATAAATCGTGAGCTACCAAAATTTGGCCATCGCAATCGGGCCCCGCACCAATACCAATAGTAGGAATAGTCAGTTTTTGGGATATCTCTGCCCCCAACTGGGGACTAATATGTTCCAACACCACCGCAAAAGCCCCCGCCGCCTCCAGAGCCAGAGCTTCCGCCAAAATTTGGGCTCTCGCCGCCTCCGTTTTGCCCTGTTGACGCCATCCCAACTGATGAACTGATTGCGGTGTCAGTCCCACATGACCCAAAACCGGGATACCCGCCGCCACTAAACGTGAAACCGTTTCCGCCATCTCAGGATAGCCCCCCTCCAGTTTCACCGCCTTAGCTCCGGTTTCCTTCAGGACCCGCCCCGCCGACTGTAACGCTTGCTGGATGCTTTCTTGGTAAGTCATAAACGGCAAATCCACCACTACCAGGGCGTTTTTCACCCCTCTAACCACCGCCTTAGCGTGATGGAGCATTTCTTCTAGGGTCACGGGGAGGGTGGTATCGTAGCCCAAAACCACCATCCCCAGGGAATCCCCCACCAAAATTAAATCCACCCCCGCCGCATCCAGCAGCTTCGCCGAACTATAATCCCAAGCCGTCAGGGCGACGATCGCTCGTCCCTGTTGCTTCCACTGGCTCAATTGCTGGATGGTAACAGACATAATCTTTCTAAAAACCGGGTTTCCTCGATACCGCATCGATTCTAACCTGAAAATTGCCGAAACAACCCGGTTTCTAACCAAGGGACAAGCGGACTTGCGGACTAGGGACTAGGGACAAAAGGAAACTCCGATTTCACGTGCCAGCGCCCTCCTTCATGGACTAATAAAGTTAAATTAGTAGCATCGAACTGAAAAAATAAGGGACGCTGCTTAAATTCTGGCCAAGCCGTCTTAAAAGCGGATTTGGATAAATCCTTAAACGCTACAGTCATATGCGGGGAAAACGGACGCCCATTATCTTTTTCATCCACAATGCCCAAATTTGATTGCAGTCGAGCCTTTAAATCCCCCTGCACCGCCATCAACTCCGGCGTTTTCAGAGGATTAATGTAAATTACCCGAGGCGGGAAAGCACCAAAACCACTAATAATGATTGGGACTGGCGGGTAGCCGGCGGCAAATTCCGCCAGAACTTGCGCCAATTCCGGCAACCGTCCCTCATCCCATTTAAACGGCGCCTGTAAAGTGATGTGAGGGGGAGATTTTAAAGCATGACTACTGTTATATTGAGTGGCAAAATATTCCTTAATTGTGGTGACTTCCGCTTGAAACTCTGCCGGGGGCAGCAAGGCGATAAAATAGATTTTTTCGGCAGAATTAGTCAAGTTTCTTAGTTGGGCTTTAGCCTAATTTACAGTTTATTTTTGATTATTTCCTAGTCAAAGGACAAAGGACAAATGACAAAGGACAAATGACAAATGACCAATAAATTTTGACAACTGACCCCAAGGGGGCTAAAATC contains:
- a CDS encoding 2'-5' RNA ligase family protein, whose translation is MTNSAEKIYFIALLPPAEFQAEVTTIKEYFATQYNSSHALKSPPHITLQAPFKWDEGRLPELAQVLAEFAAGYPPVPIIISGFGAFPPRVIYINPLKTPELMAVQGDLKARLQSNLGIVDEKDNGRPFSPHMTVAFKDLSKSAFKTAWPEFKQRPLFFQFDATNLTLLVHEGGRWHVKSEFPFVPSP
- a CDS encoding DUF389 domain-containing protein; this translates as MQRKCDRGNFLYGAIRELPLLPHRKAEAMAKVTEEDIQRLRQNLMEDAELDLNYIVLAVSSAAIATMGLINNSPAAIIGAMIVAPLMLGIRGVAMGALEGDLELFRKSFTTVVVGTILGVGLAWLIGRVVNLPASEFGSEIQSRIQPNLVDLGVAIAAGAISGFAKIRPKISDTLAGTAIAVALMPPLCVVGLSLSQAYWGGAGGAFLLFFTNFLGIALACMIIFIWGGYVENHNPQALGWTLVLTGAIVFPLFFRFWNLLQEAQIRSTLKETLLRETITVGQQVERLDRIDIDWTKKPPEVRLNVRSTVSITPKQVQSVEEYLYKRLGRQFTLVFEVSQVREVRATTASQGEPLVPSPRVLPRLQRTLTPAPKEEQGSGGTGE
- the panB gene encoding 3-methyl-2-oxobutanoate hydroxymethyltransferase, with the translated sequence MSVTIQQLSQWKQQGRAIVALTAWDYSSAKLLDAAGVDLILVGDSLGMVVLGYDTTLPVTLEEMLHHAKAVVRGVKNALVVVDLPFMTYQESIQQALQSAGRVLKETGAKAVKLEGGYPEMAETVSRLVAAGIPVLGHVGLTPQSVHQLGWRQQGKTEAARAQILAEALALEAAGAFAVVLEHISPQLGAEISQKLTIPTIGIGAGPDCDGQILVAHDLLGMSERLPPFAKAYANLGVLATEAVQQYAAEVRSRQFPLRSNS